The proteins below are encoded in one region of Haladaptatus sp. R4:
- a CDS encoding DEAD/DEAH box helicase, which translates to MSKQAQQVETLFCHETDRGYQVVARRDGERQFRAILELKETDAGPRPARFLLKDGSSEKPRSPDEFVELARNANRIRISQQTSSEARNELKEMLDGYQLDAKAVRTCRLCANKGRYSPINGETAIDTGDEYICPDCATRELERELSFRGNLTGAAQDRLEDLLLEVQDLKRITNLLKGRLDPDLTKFDEISANVEDIELERTDSLSLHPGIQNLLESRFDTLLPVQSLAVQNGLLDGDDQLVVSATATGKTLVGEMTGLDRMLNGNGKMLFLVPLVALANQKHEDFKEEYGDLANVTIRVGASRVRDDGNHFDPNADIIVGTYEGIDHALRTGRNLGDIGTVVIDEVHTLQEQERGHRLDGLISRLKYYCEERAEQHDDYGGAQWVYLSATVGNPKDLAQGLRANLVEFEERPVALERHVTFASGQEKPVTENKLVKREFDRESSQGYRGQTIIFTNSRRRCHEISRKLEYNSAPYHAGLDYGRRKKVERMFAEQDLAAVVTTAALAAGVDFPASQVIFDSLAMGIEWLTVQEFHQMLGRAGRPDYHDRGKVYVLVEPDGSYHNSMEMSEDEVAFKLLKGEMEDVHTLYDESSAIEETLANITVGGKAAKRLNDRMIGDVPTKHALGKLLEYEFIHGFSPTHLGRVITSHFLAPDEAFKILDGIRKDKEPFEIVADLELFGEDE; encoded by the coding sequence GTGTCGAAGCAGGCCCAGCAGGTGGAGACGCTCTTCTGTCACGAGACGGATAGGGGCTATCAGGTGGTCGCCCGGCGGGACGGTGAGCGACAGTTCCGCGCCATCCTCGAACTGAAGGAGACGGATGCGGGGCCACGGCCCGCCCGGTTTCTGTTGAAGGACGGATCGAGCGAAAAGCCGCGCAGTCCCGACGAGTTCGTCGAACTCGCGCGAAACGCGAACCGAATCCGAATCTCACAACAGACCTCGTCCGAAGCCCGGAACGAACTGAAGGAAATGCTCGACGGCTACCAACTGGACGCGAAGGCGGTGCGGACGTGTCGGTTGTGTGCCAACAAAGGACGCTATTCGCCGATCAACGGCGAGACGGCCATCGATACGGGCGACGAGTACATCTGTCCCGACTGTGCGACCCGCGAACTGGAGCGGGAACTCTCGTTCAGGGGGAACCTGACCGGTGCCGCACAGGACCGACTCGAAGACCTCCTGCTGGAAGTACAGGACCTGAAACGGATTACGAACCTGCTCAAAGGACGACTCGACCCGGACCTGACGAAGTTCGACGAGATAAGCGCGAACGTCGAGGACATCGAACTGGAGCGGACCGATTCGCTCAGCCTCCACCCCGGCATCCAGAACCTGCTCGAATCGCGGTTCGATACCCTGCTCCCCGTCCAGAGCCTGGCCGTGCAAAACGGCCTCCTCGACGGCGACGACCAACTCGTCGTCAGCGCGACGGCGACCGGAAAGACGCTCGTCGGCGAGATGACGGGATTGGACCGCATGCTGAACGGGAACGGCAAAATGCTCTTTCTCGTGCCCCTCGTCGCGCTGGCGAACCAGAAGCACGAGGACTTCAAGGAGGAGTACGGCGACCTCGCCAACGTCACCATCCGCGTCGGTGCGAGTCGGGTGCGTGACGACGGCAACCACTTCGATCCGAACGCGGACATCATCGTCGGAACCTACGAAGGAATCGACCATGCGCTCCGCACCGGACGGAACCTGGGCGACATCGGAACCGTCGTCATCGACGAAGTCCACACCTTGCAGGAACAGGAGCGCGGTCACCGTCTCGACGGCCTCATCTCGCGGCTGAAATACTACTGCGAGGAACGAGCCGAACAGCACGACGACTACGGCGGCGCACAGTGGGTGTATCTCTCCGCAACCGTGGGGAATCCAAAGGATTTGGCCCAGGGGTTGCGAGCGAACTTGGTCGAGTTCGAGGAGCGCCCGGTCGCGCTGGAGCGCCACGTCACGTTCGCCAGCGGGCAGGAGAAACCGGTCACGGAGAACAAACTCGTCAAACGCGAGTTCGACCGCGAATCCTCACAGGGGTATCGCGGCCAGACCATCATCTTCACCAACTCGCGGCGGCGCTGTCACGAGATTTCCAGAAAGTTGGAGTACAACTCCGCGCCGTACCACGCCGGACTGGATTACGGACGGCGGAAGAAGGTCGAGCGCATGTTTGCGGAGCAGGACCTCGCGGCGGTCGTTACGACGGCCGCACTCGCCGCCGGGGTCGACTTCCCGGCCTCGCAGGTCATCTTCGACTCGCTGGCGATGGGAATCGAGTGGCTCACCGTCCAGGAGTTCCACCAGATGCTCGGCCGTGCGGGGCGGCCCGATTACCACGACCGCGGGAAAGTCTACGTCCTCGTGGAACCCGACGGAAGCTATCACAACAGCATGGAGATGTCCGAGGACGAGGTGGCGTTCAAACTCCTCAAGGGCGAGATGGAGGACGTACACACGCTCTACGACGAGAGCTCCGCGATCGAGGAGACGCTGGCGAACATCACGGTCGGCGGGAAGGCCGCGAAGCGTCTGAACGACCGAATGATCGGCGACGTGCCGACGAAGCACGCGCTCGGCAAACTGCTCGAATACGAGTTCATCCACGGCTTCTCGCCGACCCACCTCGGACGGGTCATCACGAGTCACTTCCTCGCGCCCGACGAGGCGTTCAAAATCCTCGACGGTATCCGAAAGGACAAGGAACCGTTCGAAATCGTCGCCGACCTCGAACTGTTCGGCGAGGACGAATAA
- a CDS encoding cupin domain-containing protein, which produces MSEPIVRNADDIDYEPVGAADGMAKGVLIGEEQDAPNFAIRRFTLEAGATVPEHTNEVEHEQFVLEGEYVVGIGDEEYEVSAGDSLLIPAGVVHWYRNESDEPGAFICAVPNGDDEIQLV; this is translated from the coding sequence ATGTCCGAACCTATCGTGCGAAACGCGGACGACATCGACTACGAACCCGTCGGGGCCGCCGACGGCATGGCGAAAGGAGTGCTCATCGGCGAGGAACAGGACGCGCCGAACTTCGCCATCCGGCGGTTCACGCTCGAAGCGGGCGCGACAGTGCCCGAACACACGAACGAAGTCGAACACGAACAGTTCGTGCTGGAAGGCGAGTACGTCGTCGGCATCGGTGACGAGGAGTACGAAGTCAGCGCTGGGGATTCACTGTTGATTCCGGCGGGAGTAGTTCACTGGTATCGAAACGAGAGCGACGAACCCGGTGCGTTCATCTGTGCGGTGCCGAACGGGGACGATGAAATTCAGCTCGTCTAA
- a CDS encoding RNA-guided endonuclease TnpB family protein has product MSGPEYFRRTAVTRLAVEADDHERLLSMVREWKRGCQIAVNVAWGVCHTRNEVQQLAYEPLRERTELGSQHAVLATHRAAEAIKRALERSDDAEKPEFTSPTVVYDSRTLTLFDDGNISLTTTGDRVRCRLVMPEGSYQSQYLNDDRWEPAKSTLHYRDGNFDLHLGFRRPRPEVELPTEDSTVLGVSLGVENLAVTSTAHFFSGGELAHRHAEFADLRADLRETDTRSARRTLRRSSERMGNFARNELHEVAGGIVSEAEEHGCSVIAFGELEGTQETLEKATRFHRRTFERLFEFVAYRAAERDITVVQVNPEYTSQRCTSCGFTHPQNRDVENNRFECLKCGNEANDDYNAAKNVGFRCIRRGPLSSRGVGAKYCALASGRVTPDGEFVPNEELEAVQKP; this is encoded by the coding sequence GTGAGCGGTCCCGAGTATTTCAGGCGAACGGCGGTAACGCGCCTCGCGGTCGAGGCAGACGACCACGAGCGACTGCTGTCGATGGTGCGCGAGTGGAAACGCGGGTGCCAGATCGCGGTCAACGTCGCATGGGGTGTCTGTCACACGCGGAACGAAGTCCAGCAACTGGCGTACGAACCGTTGCGTGAGCGTACCGAGTTGGGAAGCCAGCACGCCGTCCTCGCCACCCACCGCGCCGCCGAAGCCATCAAGCGCGCGCTCGAACGCAGTGACGACGCGGAGAAGCCGGAGTTCACCAGCCCGACCGTCGTCTACGACAGTCGGACGCTGACGCTGTTCGACGACGGGAACATCAGTCTGACCACGACCGGCGACCGCGTTCGCTGTCGCCTCGTGATGCCGGAGGGAAGCTACCAGTCGCAGTATCTGAACGACGATCGATGGGAACCGGCGAAGAGCACGCTTCACTACCGCGACGGGAACTTCGATTTGCATCTCGGCTTCCGACGCCCGCGTCCCGAAGTCGAACTACCGACCGAGGACTCGACCGTCCTCGGCGTCTCCCTCGGCGTCGAAAACCTCGCCGTGACGAGCACGGCGCACTTTTTCTCGGGCGGAGAACTCGCCCACCGACACGCCGAGTTCGCCGACCTCCGTGCCGATCTACGCGAGACGGACACCCGAAGCGCACGACGAACGCTCAGACGGTCCAGCGAACGCATGGGGAACTTCGCCCGGAACGAACTCCACGAGGTCGCGGGCGGTATCGTCTCTGAAGCCGAGGAACACGGTTGTTCGGTCATCGCGTTCGGCGAACTCGAAGGGACACAGGAGACGCTGGAGAAGGCGACCCGGTTCCATCGCCGGACGTTCGAACGGCTGTTCGAGTTCGTCGCGTATCGAGCGGCCGAGCGGGACATCACGGTCGTACAGGTGAATCCCGAATACACGAGTCAGCGTTGTACGTCGTGCGGATTCACACACCCCCAGAATCGGGACGTGGAGAACAACCGGTTCGAGTGTCTGAAATGCGGCAACGAAGCCAACGACGATTACAACGCGGCGAAGAACGTCGGCTTCCGTTGCATCCGACGCGGGCCGCTCTCCTCGCGGGGCGTCGGCGCGAAATACTGTGCGCTGGCATCCGGTCGAGTGACGCCCGACGGCGAGTTCGTGCCGAACGAGGAACTGGAAGCGGTGCAAAAACCTTAG
- a CDS encoding CBS domain-containing protein translates to MRSFKIGSAFGIPIQLDLTFLLILPIFAWLIGTQVSYWVTILNDLWGLGLTASPLSSGMMPWYLGIAAAIGLFAGVILHELGHSVVSMHYGYPIDSITLWIFGGIARLTDQPEEWSEEFFIAIAGPVVSIILGVLSFVALFVVPSGFDAVRFVLGYLALMNIVLAAFNLLPGFPMDGGRVLRALLARTRPFAQATQIAAEVGKLFAILLGIFGLFGGNIILIGIAFFIYIGATSEAQQSVLSATFRNVRVRDVMTTADDLHTVSPDTSIAELLETMFRQRHTGYPVIENGELVGMITLDDARSVQQVERDAYTVRDVMSTEVKTIPADSDAMDAFETIQQNNIGRLPVIGTDGDVAGIISRTDLMTAFNIINKSGRSEDEFALREQPS, encoded by the coding sequence ATGAGAAGTTTCAAAATCGGGAGCGCGTTCGGCATTCCGATACAACTCGACCTCACTTTCCTGCTCATCCTCCCCATATTCGCGTGGCTCATCGGAACGCAGGTTTCGTACTGGGTCACCATCCTGAACGACCTCTGGGGCCTCGGATTAACCGCCAGTCCGCTCTCGTCGGGAATGATGCCGTGGTATCTCGGTATCGCCGCCGCGATCGGTCTGTTCGCGGGCGTCATCCTCCACGAACTCGGCCACTCCGTCGTTTCGATGCACTACGGCTATCCCATCGACTCCATCACGCTGTGGATCTTCGGCGGCATCGCGCGACTCACCGACCAACCGGAGGAGTGGTCCGAGGAGTTCTTCATCGCCATCGCCGGTCCGGTCGTCAGTATCATCCTCGGCGTTCTCTCGTTTGTCGCTCTCTTCGTCGTTCCGTCGGGCTTCGATGCCGTTCGGTTCGTCCTCGGCTACCTCGCGCTGATGAACATCGTCCTCGCCGCCTTCAACCTGCTTCCCGGCTTTCCGATGGACGGCGGACGCGTCCTGCGCGCGCTTCTCGCGCGAACGCGCCCGTTCGCTCAAGCGACGCAAATCGCGGCCGAGGTCGGCAAACTGTTCGCCATCCTGTTGGGCATATTTGGCCTGTTCGGCGGGAACATCATCCTCATCGGTATCGCCTTCTTCATCTACATCGGCGCGACCAGCGAGGCTCAGCAGTCGGTGCTCTCGGCGACGTTCCGCAACGTTCGGGTTCGTGACGTGATGACGACCGCGGACGACCTACACACGGTTTCGCCGGACACGTCCATCGCCGAACTCCTCGAAACCATGTTCCGCCAGCGCCACACCGGCTACCCGGTCATCGAGAACGGCGAACTCGTCGGCATGATAACGCTGGACGACGCCCGGAGCGTGCAGCAAGTCGAGCGCGACGCCTACACGGTTCGGGACGTGATGTCCACGGAAGTGAAGACGATTCCCGCCGACAGCGACGCGATGGACGCGTTCGAAACGATCCAGCAGAACAACATCGGTCGGCTTCCCGTCATCGGTACCGACGGCGACGTGGCCGGAATCATCTCTCGCACTGACCTGATGACCGCGTTCAACATCATCAACAAGAGCGGGCGTTCGGAGGACGAGTTCGCCCTCCGCGAACAGCCATCGTAG
- a CDS encoding SOS response-associated peptidase gives MCGRLSLFAPQDELKDRFDATPVREIRPRYNVAPGQAHPVVRNDAPEEISFPTWGLVPQWADEFGGGHINARAETLSDKPSFRDAYRERRCLVLADGFYDWKKTPTGKQPYRMTRTDGKPFAMAGLWEPWQNGEHKTSFTVVTTEPNDVVGEIHHRMPVILAPEEETTWLDGDEDELRSVLNPFPARRMRSYPVSTKVNNPANDSPDVVEEVVADEDAQTGLGDFA, from the coding sequence ATGTGTGGACGCCTCTCACTCTTCGCGCCGCAGGACGAACTCAAAGACCGGTTCGACGCCACGCCGGTCCGGGAAATCCGTCCGCGGTACAACGTCGCGCCGGGGCAGGCACACCCCGTCGTCCGTAACGACGCGCCCGAGGAAATCAGCTTCCCGACCTGGGGATTGGTGCCCCAGTGGGCCGACGAGTTCGGCGGCGGACACATCAACGCCCGCGCCGAGACGCTTTCGGACAAACCGAGCTTCCGCGACGCCTACCGCGAACGTCGGTGTCTCGTGCTCGCCGACGGCTTTTACGACTGGAAGAAGACGCCGACGGGAAAGCAACCGTATCGAATGACCAGAACGGACGGGAAGCCGTTCGCGATGGCCGGGTTGTGGGAGCCATGGCAGAATGGGGAACACAAAACTTCGTTCACCGTCGTCACCACGGAACCCAACGACGTCGTCGGCGAAATCCACCACCGCATGCCTGTCATCCTCGCACCCGAGGAAGAGACGACGTGGCTCGACGGCGACGAGGACGAACTACGTTCCGTGCTAAATCCCTTCCCGGCCCGGAGAATGCGCTCCTATCCGGTCTCCACGAAAGTCAACAACCCGGCCAACGACTCGCCGGACGTCGTGGAGGAAGTCGTCGCCGACGAGGACGCACAGACGGGTCTCGGGGATTTCGCGTAA
- a CDS encoding glycosyltransferase, with product MIQLIDIDVEHTMAEYATDTVLRNSVEAMQNAVTDDVAALDGRTVWMVNSTASGGGVAEMMPKLVSLSRALGVDAKWAVIDVDEPVFFEFTKEIHNLLHGAGDPELVDHEREIYEATSRSVADELAERIAPDDVLVVHDPQPLAAGAMVVEELGVPAVWRCHIGSEEHSEKSRTAWEFLEPWISDYDRTVFTLPAYVPDFLATDADIIPPAIDPFSAKNRRMKPQEVATVLARADLIDTGHPVEQFGQPARRLQADGSFAPATEPADIGLLFRPTICQISRWDSLKGFVPLLRGFAELKRDARSAADSSRSDDHRERIENARLLLVGPDPSSVADDPEGRAALENLEEEWLALDPELRDDAAVIVMPPDQHESALVINALQRCSTVVAQNSLQEGFGLTVTEAMWKRAVLMGSDTGGITAQIRDGKDGRLVPDSGDPASVAETLDSVLEAADKWDDWSYSAQRHVTDNYLVFEQVTRWLETLGLLVR from the coding sequence ATGATTCAGCTCATCGACATCGACGTAGAACATACGATGGCGGAGTACGCGACGGATACGGTGTTGCGAAATTCCGTCGAAGCGATGCAGAACGCGGTCACCGACGACGTCGCCGCACTCGACGGGCGCACCGTTTGGATGGTGAATTCGACGGCCAGCGGCGGGGGTGTGGCGGAGATGATGCCGAAACTGGTTAGCCTGTCCCGTGCGCTCGGTGTCGATGCGAAGTGGGCGGTCATCGACGTCGACGAGCCCGTATTCTTCGAGTTCACGAAGGAGATTCACAACCTGCTCCACGGTGCGGGTGACCCCGAACTCGTGGACCACGAACGGGAGATTTACGAGGCGACGAGTCGGTCGGTGGCCGACGAACTCGCGGAGCGTATCGCTCCGGACGACGTCCTCGTCGTTCACGACCCACAACCGCTCGCGGCGGGTGCGATGGTCGTCGAAGAACTCGGCGTTCCCGCCGTCTGGCGCTGTCACATCGGATCCGAGGAGCACTCGGAGAAATCACGGACTGCGTGGGAGTTCTTGGAGCCGTGGATAAGCGACTACGATCGCACCGTCTTCACGCTTCCAGCGTACGTCCCCGACTTTTTGGCGACCGACGCGGACATCATTCCTCCCGCAATCGACCCGTTCAGCGCGAAAAACCGCCGTATGAAGCCCCAAGAAGTCGCCACGGTGCTGGCACGGGCGGACCTCATCGACACCGGTCACCCGGTCGAACAGTTCGGCCAACCCGCCCGGCGGTTGCAGGCCGACGGCTCGTTCGCTCCCGCGACAGAACCGGCCGATATCGGCTTGCTCTTCCGTCCAACCATCTGTCAGATTTCGCGATGGGACAGCCTTAAAGGGTTCGTCCCGCTGCTGCGTGGCTTCGCCGAACTGAAGCGCGACGCCCGGTCGGCGGCCGACTCCTCCCGCTCGGACGACCATCGGGAGCGAATCGAGAACGCACGACTCCTCCTCGTCGGTCCCGACCCGTCGTCGGTCGCCGACGACCCGGAAGGGCGGGCGGCGCTCGAAAACTTGGAGGAGGAGTGGCTCGCCCTCGATCCCGAACTACGGGACGATGCCGCCGTCATCGTCATGCCGCCCGACCAGCACGAGAGCGCGCTGGTCATCAACGCCCTCCAGCGGTGTTCGACGGTCGTCGCCCAGAACTCACTTCAGGAGGGATTCGGCCTCACGGTGACGGAAGCCATGTGGAAGCGGGCGGTACTGATGGGTTCCGACACCGGCGGCATCACCGCACAGATCCGCGACGGCAAGGACGGCCGATTGGTGCCGGACTCCGGCGACCCGGCATCGGTCGCCGAAACGCTCGATTCGGTGCTCGAAGCCGCCGACAAATGGGACGACTGGTCGTACAGCGCCCAGCGGCACGTCACGGACAACTACCTCGTGTTCGAGCAGGTGACTCGTTGGCTGGAAACCCTCGGACTGCTCGTCCGTTAG
- a CDS encoding ZIP family metal transporter, giving the protein MNGGPYVLVFVAGLIAAFGTSLGAVPLFWVDDIGDKLDVGLWGFAGGLMASASVFGLLFEAYKKNSGWLLVGAGIVCGILLVIFAHYVVDRYGPDFQPEDIAQGDFQTILNILLVLFVHSFPEGLAIGVSFAELNHTGGIHILGFTVPLVAIAITGSLAIHNFPEGLATAIPIHDVDGIGNGRMWGAAFFTSLPQPIGAVIAFYFVRLAQQFLGFGYGFAAGSMLYLVIGDVLPEGLEAGESLSNPTWYLSAGVIVGFVVFIPLVFVL; this is encoded by the coding sequence ATGAATGGGGGACCATACGTACTCGTCTTCGTCGCAGGACTGATCGCGGCGTTCGGGACGAGTCTCGGGGCAGTTCCGTTGTTTTGGGTCGATGACATCGGGGACAAGCTCGATGTTGGCCTCTGGGGGTTCGCCGGGGGATTGATGGCGTCCGCGTCGGTGTTCGGACTGCTGTTCGAAGCGTACAAGAAAAACAGCGGGTGGCTGCTCGTCGGTGCGGGCATCGTCTGTGGAATCCTCCTCGTGATTTTCGCACACTACGTGGTGGACCGCTACGGACCGGATTTCCAACCGGAGGACATCGCGCAGGGGGATTTCCAGACCATCCTCAATATCCTGCTGGTCCTGTTCGTCCACAGTTTCCCGGAGGGACTCGCCATCGGCGTCTCCTTCGCCGAACTCAATCACACGGGCGGGATTCACATCCTCGGGTTTACCGTCCCCCTCGTCGCCATCGCCATCACGGGATCGTTGGCGATTCACAACTTCCCGGAGGGGTTGGCGACAGCGATTCCGATACACGACGTGGACGGTATCGGAAACGGACGCATGTGGGGGGCAGCGTTCTTCACGAGTCTTCCACAGCCGATCGGGGCAGTCATCGCGTTCTACTTCGTCCGATTGGCACAGCAGTTCCTCGGCTTCGGATACGGATTCGCGGCAGGATCGATGCTGTACCTCGTCATCGGCGACGTGCTGCCGGAAGGACTGGAGGCCGGTGAAAGCCTCTCGAACCCGACGTGGTACCTGTCGGCTGGCGTCATCGTCGGATTCGTCGTGTTCATCCCGCTGGTGTTCGTCCTCTAA
- a CDS encoding asparagine synthase-related protein — MPGITAIENPRECTSIDEILRAVCFDDRYRRHEIVGDTDMFVGYTGYESYPVDVFEADEYTAAFEGYLYGTDAVEETIDDAATYIIDGEHEKLRQWIDGRDGDFLLLVADRTSGKLWVLNDVFGRLPTYRATVGETTVVSRELKVIRELARRLDVNLEADRLGVSQTLLFRYSLGTRTLFEGVERLPPGSLLDVETGAITALYKHRFDWFENRSHSTGENVRRLTELFLEACANRASVADETVVALSGGLDSRAVVAGYDHVTDRLSAATSAMKANDEGKEVTVARKVAKALDTDWNFYSVERSDRHLDDVLDFTQGMNNVWIANGLHFAELVADDHTHHTAMLVTGDGGDKAIPDLTCPRSVATTGELVTAIIDELSYFPIDTVSELTGIPEREIVASVRERVDSYPETNLDQKYAHFLVRERGINWLNHGEDRTRYHLWSTTPFYSTPFFFEAMACPPKQKRGTSLYREFLTGLSSTAVEIDYADFDAPITSFEYRAKRYAYNWLGDYPKLKNGVVALLKGRNNRSPGTRDVVRSITDVNKDHLGKDSVISKRQLGHLLNDDEEYSDDQLHLLLTILHAIADDRVVTRTTEPIL, encoded by the coding sequence ATGCCCGGAATCACTGCAATAGAGAACCCGCGCGAATGCACGAGCATCGACGAGATACTTCGAGCGGTTTGTTTCGACGACCGATATCGACGGCACGAGATCGTCGGCGATACCGATATGTTCGTCGGCTACACGGGTTACGAATCGTATCCTGTCGACGTCTTCGAGGCTGATGAGTACACCGCGGCATTCGAAGGCTACCTCTACGGAACTGACGCCGTAGAAGAAACGATCGACGACGCCGCGACGTACATCATCGATGGGGAACACGAGAAGCTCCGACAGTGGATCGACGGCCGCGATGGCGACTTCTTGTTGCTCGTCGCGGACCGAACGTCGGGCAAACTGTGGGTTCTCAACGATGTTTTCGGTCGCCTCCCGACCTATCGAGCTACGGTCGGCGAAACCACGGTCGTGTCTCGTGAACTCAAGGTTATCCGGGAACTCGCTCGCCGACTCGATGTGAACCTCGAAGCGGACCGTCTCGGGGTGAGCCAAACCTTGCTGTTCAGATATTCGTTGGGAACGAGGACGCTGTTCGAAGGCGTCGAACGACTTCCGCCCGGTTCGTTGCTCGACGTCGAAACGGGCGCGATAACGGCGCTGTACAAGCATCGATTCGACTGGTTCGAAAATCGAAGCCACAGCACCGGCGAAAATGTGAGACGGCTGACGGAGCTGTTCTTGGAAGCATGTGCGAACCGTGCGTCGGTCGCCGACGAAACGGTCGTCGCGTTGAGCGGCGGCCTGGACTCCCGAGCCGTCGTCGCAGGATACGATCACGTCACCGACCGCCTCAGCGCTGCAACCTCCGCCATGAAAGCCAACGACGAAGGAAAAGAAGTTACCGTCGCACGGAAGGTTGCGAAGGCGTTAGACACGGACTGGAACTTCTACTCGGTGGAGCGGAGTGATCGCCATCTCGACGACGTCCTCGACTTTACGCAGGGAATGAACAACGTTTGGATCGCGAACGGGCTTCACTTCGCCGAACTGGTGGCGGACGACCACACGCACCACACCGCGATGCTCGTCACGGGCGATGGTGGGGACAAGGCGATACCCGATTTGACGTGTCCTCGGTCGGTCGCGACCACCGGCGAACTCGTTACCGCCATCATCGACGAGTTGAGCTACTTCCCCATCGACACCGTTTCCGAATTGACCGGCATCCCTGAACGCGAAATCGTCGCCTCGGTGCGCGAGCGAGTCGACTCCTATCCGGAAACGAATTTGGACCAGAAATACGCCCACTTCCTCGTTCGGGAGCGCGGAATCAACTGGCTGAACCACGGAGAAGACCGAACCCGGTACCACCTCTGGTCGACGACGCCGTTCTACTCGACGCCGTTCTTTTTCGAAGCGATGGCGTGCCCGCCGAAGCAAAAACGGGGAACGAGCCTGTATCGGGAGTTCTTGACGGGACTCTCTTCGACGGCCGTGGAAATCGATTACGCGGATTTCGATGCCCCGATAACGTCGTTCGAGTATCGAGCGAAGCGATACGCGTACAACTGGTTGGGCGACTACCCGAAACTCAAAAACGGCGTGGTAGCACTCCTGAAAGGGCGCAACAACCGTTCTCCGGGTACTCGTGACGTCGTACGCTCGATCACCGACGTGAATAAGGACCATCTGGGAAAGGACTCGGTCATTTCGAAGCGACAACTCGGTCATCTACTCAACGACGACGAGGAGTATTCCGACGACCAACTCCATCTGCTTCTGACGATATTACACGCGATAGCGGACGACCGGGTCGTGACGCGAACGACCGAACCGATTCTGTGA
- a CDS encoding CHRD domain-containing protein, producing the protein MVDQRKRRTMQVLGMGLTGLAGISSGNAMLNGNGASMDKDGSKGKKSKGKNYPQIALKGQLYSTSTMSGKKEVPKNRSPGEGVAAFRSTPDKKRLDFALLAINATSQITGAHLHLGEKGENGPVVASLIGEDVDAQQLLILNNVASTGSIRASDLVGPLEGDSIADLISEIRAGNVYVNVHTEKYADGEIRGQVCTASKLDVSFEGDVTGVSRDSVIGIWYDLSLDVDLKKKRGHHGGDGHHGGDGHGGWDDCKPKHGKDGKDDE; encoded by the coding sequence ATGGTTGATCAACGAAAACGCCGCACGATGCAAGTGCTTGGCATGGGACTCACCGGATTGGCCGGCATCAGTTCGGGGAACGCGATGTTGAACGGTAACGGAGCGTCGATGGATAAAGACGGTTCGAAAGGCAAGAAGTCGAAAGGAAAGAACTACCCGCAAATCGCCCTTAAAGGGCAACTCTACAGTACCAGCACGATGTCTGGTAAAAAGGAGGTGCCGAAAAACAGGAGCCCCGGGGAAGGTGTCGCGGCGTTCCGATCGACGCCGGATAAGAAGCGACTCGACTTCGCACTGCTCGCGATAAACGCGACGTCGCAGATAACGGGTGCACACCTGCACCTGGGGGAGAAGGGTGAAAACGGGCCGGTCGTGGCATCGTTGATCGGCGAGGATGTCGACGCACAGCAGTTACTCATCCTGAACAACGTAGCCTCGACGGGATCGATCCGAGCCTCGGACCTCGTCGGACCGCTCGAAGGGGACTCGATAGCGGACCTGATCAGCGAAATTCGCGCGGGGAACGTCTACGTGAACGTTCATACCGAAAAGTACGCGGACGGCGAAATCAGGGGGCAGGTCTGCACAGCCTCGAAACTCGACGTCAGCTTCGAAGGGGACGTCACCGGTGTCTCGCGGGATTCGGTGATCGGCATCTGGTACGACCTCTCGTTGGACGTGGACCTGAAGAAAAAGCGCGGTCACCACGGCGGTGACGGGCATCACGGCGGTGACGGTCACGGCGGTTGGGACGACTGCAAACCGAAGCACGGCAAAGACGGTAAGGACGACGAGTAG